The following coding sequences lie in one Arabidopsis thaliana chromosome 3, partial sequence genomic window:
- the LCR54 gene encoding low-molecular-weight cysteine-rich 54 (low-molecular-weight cysteine-rich 54 (LCR54); INVOLVED IN: defense response; LOCATED IN: endomembrane system; CONTAINS InterPro DOMAIN/s: S locus-related glycoprotein 1 binding pollen coat (InterPro:IPR010851), Knottin (InterPro:IPR003614); BEST Arabidopsis thaliana protein match is: low-molecular-weight cysteine-rich 30 (TAIR:AT3G43505.1); Has 35333 Blast hits to 34131 proteins in 2444 species: Archae - 798; Bacteria - 22429; Metazoa - 974; Fungi - 991; Plants - 531; Viruses - 0; Other Eukaryotes - 9610 (source: NCBI BLink).): MTKAITLAIFMVVLVLGMVTKETQGEEKQCYDYLLTPQENCEGLICAHECTMQHGGNGVCVDTTSTVCICTYDCTS, from the exons ATGACTAAAGCCATCACTCTTGCTATCTTTATGGTCGTCCTCGTTTTAG gGATGGTGACAAAGGAAAcgcaaggagaagaaaaacagtGTTATGATTATCTTTTAACACCGCAGGAAAACTGCGAAGGTTTGATATGCGCACATGAATGTACTATGCAGCATGGTGGAAACGGCGTGTGTGTTGATACTACAAGCACGGTCTGCATCTGCACTTATGACTGCACCAGTTGA